Sequence from the Bremerella volcania genome:
ACGCTGTGATCGATGAACTCGCGCTGCTGGTAGGTCGTTTCGATCTGCACGTCGTCCGGCATCGCCAGTTTCAAGTCGGCGATCGCCGCGTTGATTTGCTCGGTGATCAATCGCGTGTCGACGTTGGGCTGTTTCTGGATGGTCAGTACCACGGCCTCGCGACCGTTGACGCTGGAGTCGCCCCGTTTGATTTGCGCCCCTTCTTTGATTTCGGCCACGTGCCGCATCAGCACCGGGCGATGGCGATCGGTGGTGAGGGGAACGTCCTTGATGTCATCGATCGTCTTCAATAGACCCAGCCCGCGTACGAGGAACTCTTGCGAGCTTTGATCGATGTATCCGCCGGTGACGTTCAAGTTGCTTTCGCTGAGGGCCTTTTCGATGTCGGCCAACTGCAGGTCGTACTGGTGCATCTTGTGCAGGTCGACCAGTACCTGGTACTGCTTTCGTCCGCCCCCCATGGTGATCACCTGCGCCACGCCGGGAATGGTGAGCAGCCGCTGACGCACGGTCCAGTCGGCCATGGTGCGGATTTCCAGCGGTGAGGTCTCGCCGTCGTCGCTCCACATGCCGACGATCATGATCTGCCCCAGCAGCGACGACATGGGGGCCATCTGCACGTCGGTTTCCGGCGGTAGATTATCTTGCTCGAGCGCCAGGCGTTCCTGCACGATTTGGCGAGCCGTGTAGATATCGGTTCCCCAGTCGAACTCGACGTAGATCACCGAGAATCCGATGTCGGATGAACTGCGCACCGCCTGCACGCCGGAGGCACCAATCAGGCTGCGTTCCAGCACGTAGGTGATTCGCTGTTCGACTTCTTCCGGCGACAGCCCATGCGATTCGGCAATGACCACCACGCGCGGCCGGGTCAGGTTCGGCAGCACGTCGATGGGCAGTTTCACCGTGATAACGCTCCCCACGACCATGACGGCCAACGCCGCCATGACGACAACCAGCCGATTGCGGAGGGCGAACAGAATGATGTTGTTCAACATGATTTCGCTCCTCGGCTATTAGTGGTTATGTCCGTGGTGATCGCTTCCGCCGCCAGAGCCGGCCTTGGAAAGCATTTCCAAGTACAACTGATAGGCATGGGTCACGACGATCGTGTCTCCCAGGCGAATGTCTCCATCGCGGCGGATCACGGCGGTGTTCGTGTCGCGGTGGATCACCTCGACCGGAACCTTTTGAAACTCCTTCATGGCGGGTTCGACATGGCCGAAGACTTGTTGAAAGACGAACGTTTCGATTCCTTCCTCCACCAACGCTTCGCGCGGCAGGACGAACTGGTCTTCGTACTTATCCATGGGCAATTGCAGGTGGACCCTCTGCCCCGGTTTGAATCGCCACTGACGCGTAACCGACTGATCCAAGAGCAACGAGTCGGCAGCGACTTCGTTCTTGATCCGCAAGTAGAAGAAGAACGTTCCCGTTGTTTCATCCGCATGGTTGTCGATGTAGGCGATCTCGGCGGTACGCGTCGCGTAGTTGCGATGAGCCGCGTCCTGGTGCGAGTGGCCGAACTGAACTTCGATCGGCAGGTGATTCGCTTCCAGTTCGTACAGCCGCGGAACGTCCTGCTCGAATGCTTCGCCGCGAATGTACAGGTAGCGATGGTCGGCCAACCGGGCCAGCGACGTGCCGCGCTCGACGGTCATGCCGGGATGAATTTCAAGCGATTCCACGACGAACGAGACAGGATCTTGTTCTGAGGAGTCATCCACTCGCGGAACTTCGCTCAGCAGTACGTCGATCTGTTTGATCAGTTTGCGCTGCTCGATCACGTGGGATACCTGGTTTGCCGTCAGCCCCCGGGCAATCAATTCCTGAATGCGGGCATCCTTGCGGTTTTGCAGCTTCTGCTCTTGGTACTGAAATTCGAGTTGGGTTTTGCCCGCGATCGCTCCAGATTGAGCCAACGGAGAGAGCCGGTTGATCTCGGCCTTCGTAACGTCGATCTGACCCAAGACGTCCAGTAGGTCAACCTGAGCCGACAGGACCGGCTCGTCGACGATGTCGAGCGTAAAGAGAGCATCGGACAGATGTACCAGTTGCCCGGCATCAACGTTCACGCTGCGAATGTTCCCTCCGACCGGCGCCGCCACCGTAAAGCTGCTGCGTCCGGGGATCTCGACCACTTCGCCGGGAATGGTTAGCGGTGCGACATACGTTTCGCCGCGCATGGTCTTTACCGCGATCTTCAAGTTGTTGAATGCCGCGTCGGTCAGTTCGACGACTTCGCCGGAACCATGGTCGTGCCCATGTTCGTCCTCGTGATCATCCTGAGCCGCTTCGGTCGGCGGTGCAGGGGCGGGAGCGAATTGCATTCCGGTGTAATATCCGATCAAGCCGATCGCGATCGCGAGGCTCAAAAAGAGCGCGATCCGAAGCAAAATCGTGCGAGGCATGATAAGCCTTTCTTGCTAGTTGTGGGTAATATCCGGCAGCGTGACGGGGTACCACTGGCCATGCCAGGGATACGTGGTGCACCCGAGGCGATGCAATGCCTGGGGGAAGTGCCCGCAGAAGGGGCACACTGGCTGCCGGAAGCTAGCAGCGAAAGAGTTGAGACTGAGCGCGCAGCGTGGTCGTAGGAGGCCCTGCGCCATGCTCGACTTGGAAGATGTTGCCAGAGACGACGATGGTGAACGTGCTAGTGGGAAGGTCGAGGATCGGCAGCCAGGCGATGAACGGGGCGCCATCGTCATCGACCGTTCGCGAAGAAACCAACAGCGGCGTGTCGGCACTCAGGTCGCAGTTGCAGTGCTCGGTCGGATCATGTTCGTGGGCACAACTGGGCATCTCGTGGTCGTGCTCGACCAGATGATGCAGCGCGGCGTACCACTGATTTTCCTCCAGGCATCCCCCCGGGCAAACGCCGTAGGAATACACCATGCTGAGGATGGCCAGGGCCACCGTCCCAGTGCGAAATCGAATTGAAGCTGGGCTAAACATACGTCCAAATGATAGTCCGAGTGGTATCGGTCGACAATTGCAATTAACGGCCGACCGGACCACGCGTTGCCACTATTTTGCGGGTGCCGGTGCAGGAATCTTCAATTTTGCGGGATCGACGACTACGTGTTTGATCGTTTCCCGGCGGTACGTATAGACAATATGCACTTTTCCGTCGGAAGTCTGAATGACGGCCGGGTACGAGTATTCGCCTGGTTGCCGCTCGAGGGTCAACACCGGATGCCAGGCATTGCCATCCTTCGAGATCGCCACGTTCAGCATGTTACGGCCCGCCGGAAAGTCGGACTCGCGAATGGTGTGGTTATAGACCAATAGCTGCGTGCCATCGGCAAGGCTCACCGCGTCGGTCCCGGAATTGGGGTTGGGGAGTTCGGTCCCGCTCAAGGCGCTCCAGGTCTTGCCACCATCTTCCGACCAGGCCGAAGCAACCTGGTTCTCACGCGTGCGGCAGAGGATCTGCATCTTGCCGTCGCCGTACGAAAGAATGCTGGGCTGGATGGCATTGAACAGCTTGGCATCATTGATCGGACCGATCACTTCCCAAGTCTTGCCCAGGTCTTTGGTGACCTCGAAGTGAACCCGCCATCCTTTGTGTTCGGTGCTGGAGGGACAAACAATGGTTCCATCCTCTCGTTGAATTGGCTTGTTCTTCACGGGGCCCAGGAGGTTGCCGATGGCTTCGTTCTCGCCCAAGCGAGTGGGCTCGGTCCAGGTGATGCCGTTGTCGGTTGATGTGGTCAGCATGCCCCACCAGCTACTTGGGCTGGGGCCAACCTTGTAGAAGAGCATTAGCGGCCCTTCTTTCGGTTGAAACAGCACTGGGTTCCAGGTTGGGTGGCGGAGTTCTTCGTCCTGGACGCCGTTGGCGACTTCGATGGGAGTGGACCAGCCGTTGCCGGTGTTGCGTGAAAGCCAGATGCCCACGTCCGGGTTCTTTTCATGCGTTCCGCCAAACCAGGCAGCGACCAGCCCCTCGGAGGTTTCGACGATGGTCGACGCGTGGGAGTTCTTGGTCGGCCGATCTTCAGTCGGGAAGATGAACTCGGAAGTCACGAACGCGGGCGTGTCCTGTCCGGCGACTTTAGGAAGCTTCGGGGCCTGGGCATCGGCAGCTTGGCCGCGGGCAGGACATACAAGGAGCCCGACCAACAGGCCAAACAAGCCACCATAGGTAACGATTGATTTCATGGCAGTGTTAAGCAGTAGTCGTTTAGGGGAATGCTTTGCAAGCGACTGGGGAGGGCGTTGCGTCGATAGATGCTTTCCCCAATGTTCCGACATTCGGCCATCTGTGTCAAAGCGAATCGAGCGGGCAATTTTTGCCCTCATTCCGGCCTATTGAACTCTACTCCATAAACAAACGCGCATGAAAAAACCCTCGGATGCGTTCACATCCGAGGGTTTTGATGGTTTTGACGCCAGAAGGAGGCGAATTACATGGTGCCCAGCTTCTTGACCAGGTCGGCGGCACGAGCCGAGTAACCGGCTTCGTTGTCGTACCACGAAACGACCTTGACCAGCTTGTCGGCGATCACGGCGGTGAACGGAGCCGCGAAGATCGAGCTGTGTGGATCGCCGATGATGTCGGACGAAACGATCGGATCTTCGGTGTAAGCCAGGATACCCTTCATCGGGCCTTCGGCGGCAGCCTTCATGGCGGCGTTGATTTCTTCGACGCTGGCCGACTTGCTCAGGTTGGCGGTCAGGTCGACGACGCTACCGGTGGGAACCGGAACACGCATGGCGATACCAGTCAGCTTGCCCTTGAGTTCTGGAATGGCCAGAGCAACGGCTTTGGCAGCACCGGTCGAGGTTGGGATGATGTTCTGGGCAGCGGCACGAGCACGGTAAGGATCTTTGTGCGGCAGGTCCAGCACGTTCTGATCGTTCGTGTACGCGTGGATCGTGGTCATCAAACCACTTTCGATACCAAACGAATCGTTCAAGACCTTGGCAACCGGAGCCAGGCAGTTGGTCGTGCAGCTGGCGTTGGAAACGGTGGTCATGTCGGCGGTCAGCTTGTCGTCGTTCACGCCGAGAACGCACGTCAGATCGGGTTCGTCCTTGGCTGGGGCAGAGAGGACGACCTTACGGGCGCCAGCGTCCAGGTGCGAGTCGTAACCGGGCTTTTCGCCGTTCTTCTTGCCGGTGAAAACGCCGGTCGATTCGATGACGACGTCGACGCCCAGATCGCCCCAAGGGAGATTGGCTGGGTTACGTTCTTCGAGAACCTTGATCTTCTTGCCGTTGACCGTCAGGCCTTCGTTGTCGAACTCGACGGTGCCAGGGAAGCGACGGTGCGTGCTGTCATACTTCAGCAGCGTCGCGAGCATTTCGTTGTCGGTCAGGTCGTTAATCGCCACAACCTCGAACTCCTCAGGACGAGCGATCATGTTGCGGAAGGTAAGTCGACCGATACGTCCAAAACCGTTAATTGCAACCTTTACTGCCACGGTACGTAATCTCCTGAGGGGGTAAATCGTTGGGCGGCGAGCGGTTCGCCGTCGTGTGTATTGGTATCTCTGGTCCCTGACAGGGACGATGCCGATCGGGGTGTGTTCTCGGCGTTATAGCACGCATCCTGAGCGTGCCCAAGCGGGCCAGACGTCCGTGCCCAGATGTTTTCCTGAGAGGCGCCAAATAAAATTCACGGAAATCGTGAAGGCTTCCCAGGTGAAGGCGATTATACGGCCCCTTAATTCGATGCACAAGCGGCATAAGGGGTTACCAGCGTGGATGAAATGGGGTGCGATCTAAGGGGAGGAATGACCCGGTAAAGCTGCCTTTATGGGCACGAAGATGCCTCAGGCGTAGGCAATCGCGTGATTGTTATCGCAAGAAGATTACAAGAAGAATGCTCGGCATCGCAGGTCTAGCCCGATTGCGAGACCTGCGTGACTGGCCGTGCGATTATCGGATCAATGCCGCATTTTGATCGCGGGAAAGATCTGCGTGCGAGAGATCGCCGGACGATTGGGCGGACTTTCTGAGCGCTGATTGAGCCTTGTTTTGCCGGGGTTCTGCGATTTTGTGGACTCCGTACAAGACGGCAAAGACGGCAACCCAGGCCACGGGATAGAGCAGCACGCCTGGTCCGAGGACAATAGCCCCGAGAACGCACCAGAGGCCTATGACGGATACTAAAAGAGTTCCTAATTTCATCGCACTTCATCTCCCTGGCCAAAATGTGACCATCCCACTCCTCGGAATGCCTGCCTGATTGGTCTGCGTGAAATACTGCATCGTTATCAGGCGTCTATGGTAAGTATACTCACAAAAGCCAATTAGTGGCTATAGAAATATTCTCTGCAAATCGAGGTCCAAACTTGGGCTTCGTCAGTAGAAATAGACATCTTGCCGGAAATTGTTGGAGAAGCGGCTGGGTTTTCCTGCCTGAGGTCGGTTATCTTAGGCGGACACTTAGTACCACCAGCGAGGAACCCCGATGACCGACACCGCAGACGCATCGAAGCCAGACAACAGCATGCGTGGCCTGATACTCATTCTGTTGGGTATCGTTTTGGGCGTTTTGTTGGGTCTTTTCTACGGCTATTCGATGTGGTTGGCCTCAGAAGGGGCGGAGAAGGAACTGGCCCGGCTTGAGAAGACGATCGAGCAAAAGCAGTCCGATGCCGCCAAATACCGCCAGCAGGCCCAAGAGACGAACGATGCCCAGGTAGCTCAGCGGCTGAACAAGGAAGCCGATCGCCTGGAAGGCCAACTGCCCAAGATTCAGGGCCGCATCGACAAAACAAAGAAGACCGTCGAACAAGTCGAGGCCGATAAGAAGGCCGGCAAATTGGGTGTCGCCCAGTCGGTTTACATCTTCTGCGAGTTCTGCGGCGACCTGTTTCTGCAGGTACTGAAGCTGCTGGTCATTCCGCTGGTGATCACCAGCATGATCAGCGGGATCACGTCGCTAGGTGATATTCGGAAGATGGGACGCGTTGGTCTCTCGACGATCGTCTACTACTTCAGCACCGGGGCGATCGCCGTCTTCATCGGGATCGTGCTGGTCATCATCATTCAGCCAGGGATGTCGGCCGACGACACGTTTGCCTACCGCACCGAGAGTGTCGAGGCGAAAGAAGGTCAGACCACGATGGAGGTCTTCCTCGACGTCTTTCGCGGCCGCGAAGGGGACCCTGGCAGCGGGATGTTCCCCTCGAACTTGTTCCTGGCCGCGACCAATACCAACGTGCTGGCGCTGATCGTCTTTGCCATTGTGTTTGGCGGCGCGCTGACCACCCTGGGCGAGGAAGGGGCCCTGGTCATCCGCTTCTTCAACGTCTGCAACGAAGCGGTGATGAAGATGGTGCACCTGGTGATGCTCTTTGCGCCGATCGGTATCTTCGGGCTCGTCAGTTCGAACATCGCCAAGAACGGCGGTGCCGCCGGCTTTCTGGAACAGCTTCAGGCGATTGGCTGGTACGTGGCAACGGTGGTCATTGGGCTGCTGATCCATTCCGCTATTCTGGCCACGCTGCTCGGCGTGCTCGGCAAGCGAAATCCGATGACTTACACATTCAACCTCTTGCGGGCTTTGCTCACGTCGGTCAGCACGGCCAGTAGTGCCGCCACGCTGCCGGTGACGATGGAGTGCGTCGAAGAAAATAACGGCGTCTCGAATCGCGCCGCGTCGTTCGTCTTGCCCCTGGGTGCCACCATCAACATGGACGGTACGGCGCTATATGAGGCGGTGGCGGTGATCTTCATTGCGCAGACGCTGGGGATCGATCTCTCGACGGCAGACCTGGTGATTGTGTTTCTGACGGCATCCCTGGCCGCGGTGGGTGCCGCCGGCATCCCGGAAGCAGGCCTGGTGACGATGGTGATCGTACTGCAGGCGGTGGGACTGCCGATGACGGGCATCGGCACGATCCTGGCGATCGACTGGTTCCTTGATCGTTTGCGAACGACGGTCAACGTCTACGGCGACGCGTGCGGGGCCGGCATCATCGATACGATGGTCGTGCAAAAGCAGGCGCCAGCGGAACCGGCGCCAGAAGCTGGCTAAACAAAAGGATGCAACCGGCAGAGCGGAACTTTGCCTGCCGCTTCTGCCTGGTTTAATCATCGTCGAGCTGCATTTCGTAGTCGTCCCGCAGCTGATCCATGGCTTTCTGATTGGGGACTCGTTCGGTGGTGACCCCGCCGATGTTGATTTTCAAGCTGCCTGACTTCGATGTTCGGTCTTCCCGTGCGACGGTGAGGAATTCGCCTCCGTATTGATTGATTTGCTCTGCGTGTTCTCGACACAACCGCGTGCCGGGGACCGCTTCGAGCCGTTCGGCATCGATCCACTCTCGACAGATCTCGCATTTGGCCACTGTTCTTGCCATGGGCAATTCCTCGCATGGAAAGGGAAAACAGAACCGGGACGTGCGTCCCACAATGGGGTATCGGTCGCAACTTGTCCGCTGACGTGCGCAGCGGCAGTTGGGGTTTGCTCTATCTTGAAAAGCGTCGGCCCACGGAAAATGGGGCCACATTCTGCCACAGATCGGCAAAAAAGAAAGTGATTTCTGGCGCAGAGTCCACTGGCTGGAAAAAAGCGAGTGGGAGGTATGGCGGAAGCCAATTTTCGCCAACGATCATCCATTGCCCGCAGGATAATCGACGTCAGCCGTTTAGGGAAGTGCGAATCGGGTGCGCGTTCCGCTAACGAGACGTAAGCGACTTGGTGAAAGGATCATCGCGAAAACCAAGCACACGGCGGATCTCAGCGGGGCTGGTCGTGCCGCTGGATAGCATCGCTTCGGCCTGGACCCACCGCGTAGGCATGCCGGCTTCGACCGCCCAGGCCTCGATCGCGGCGCTGGTGGCCGTCTCGAGCGACAGCTTCGACAACCGGTGTTGGTGAGGTACGAGCCATTCGGCCAGGAGCGTTCGCCCGAGATAGCCGATGCCGCGGCACTTCTCGCACCCTTGGGGCTGTTTCATCCCTTCGATTGCAAAGCCCAGCCGCTGTTCCTCTTCGCACGCGACTGCGCAAGCGCACAGCGTTCGCACCAGCCGCTGATGCAGCACGCCCAGCAGTCCGCTTTGAATCATGTAGGTGGGAATCCCCATGTCGATCAGTCGCCGGATCGCTTCCGCCGCACTGCCACTATGGAACGTGCTGACGACCAGTTGCCCGGTGAGACTGGCCTGCATGGCCGTTTCGACCGTCACAGGGTCGCGGATTTCGCCTACGAGGATCACTTCGGGATCTTGCCGCATCAAGCTCCGCAGCCCCGTAGCGAAGTCGAAGCCGGCGCTGGGGCGAATGTGGCTCTGCGAGATGCCGGGGATTTCGGACTCGATCGGATCTTCCAGCGTGACGATGCTGCGTCCGCCATGCTGCTCGGCCGCGATATGCCGCAGGCAGGCATAGGCGGTGGTCGACTTCCCACTACCAGCCGGCCCGGCGATAAGGATCATGCCGGACGACTCTTCGAGCAGCGCCGCAAGATCATCGGCAATGCGTTTGGGCAAACCGAGATCGCTCAGCTGATGCAGTTCGTCTTGCTGCCACAGAATCCGAATCACGACCCGTTCGCCATGCAGTGCCGGAAAGGTGCTGACCCGGACTTCCTGTCCGAACGTCAGATCGCTGACGCGTCCCTCTTGAGGAATATCGGTTCGGTACGTCAACAGGCCGGCAAGAATTTTCAGCCGTGCGCCGGTGTCGGTCTTCTCTCCGCGGGGGATTTCTCCCAGGGTTTGCAGGACGCCGTCGATGCGAATCTTGAGCTGGTGCCCGGTGGGGGTCGGTTGAATGTGGACGTCACTGGCTCGCAGGGCCAACGCTCCCTTTAGCAGCGCGCTCACGATCCCTTCGGCATAGGCGTCGGCCTTGGCGTCTTGGCTGAGTAGCTGCTGGTGAAGTTCGGTCAGTTGCATCGGCTTATCTGCGCGGAGGAACGAGAAGCTCTATCCTATCGTCGTCTGCCAGACGATGACAAACAACCCGACCGCGAAGCACCACCACGCAAACCAGTGCAGCCGCCCCCGTTGAACCATCCGCAGCAAGAGGACCAGCGACGCCCAGCCCACCGCGAAGGAAACCAGCGCTCCCAATAGTAGCAACCAGGCCGGTAGGCCGTTTTCCGTTTCGGACGAATGCGAGAGGGACTTGGCCAGTTCCAACACGATCGCACCCAGGATCGCCGGTACCGCCATCAGGAAAGAGAACGTCGCGGCGCCTTCGCGCGAGAGGCCCAGGGCCTGGCCGCTGCAGATGGTCGAACCACTGCGGGAAATGCCAGGCAAAATGGCCAGGGCCTGGGCACAGCCGATCCACCATGCCTGCCACCACGAGGTCGCTTCGTACGTTTGCTCGCTCTGGGCCAGTCGCTGCGAAAGCAGCAGGATCGCCCCGGTCACTAGCAGGCAAACGCCGGCCACCAAAGGGGATTCGAGCAGAGCATCTCCATCGGTCAGCTTCAAAACCACCGCGGCGATTACCGCCGGCATGGTCGCGACGGCCAGTAGAAACAAGATCCGCCAGTCCTTGGTGAGGGCCTCGAAGAGTTGTTTTCGATAGACCACCAGGATCGAGCCAAGCGTTCCGGCGTGCAGCACGATGTTGAGTTCGACCAGGTCGAACTTTTCGGCATCGGCACCCAGCAGCGTCGCCAGAACCACGAGGTGGCCCGACGAACTGATCGGCAGGAACTCGGCAATGCCCTGCACGATGGCCAGCAATAGGATTTGCCAAACAGGTAGATCCACGGATACACAACCCTGACGCAGCGGAAGAAAGTTTCTCTATTCTCCGGCGCGAGGAGGGTACGAGCGAACAAGCCCCCAGGAAATGTGACTTCCGGGCCCGCGGCCAGGCGGTAAGATCCGCAGAATCGTTACAGCCAGCGAGTGGCTAGTTCACCGCCTTCTTCAGAGGCGAGGGGGTTGGGGATGCGAGGTTCGGCGGAAGGACTTCGACGTACCGAACCACCGTACCCAAGCGTCCCGAGCCGTGGGCATCGATCAGCAGACGATAGCGGCCAGGCTGCTGGGGCAACTGCACGGGAATATTGATCTGGCCGTCCGGATTGGTCGTCAGGCGAGGCTTCCACAAGATGGGTTCCGGCAGAAGCTTCTCGGCTTCCGCCGAAAGAGCCATCATGCTTTCGGCCGGCTTGATGTTCGCCACATCGGATTGAGGTTCGTTCATGCCTGAGTCGAAAGGGGCTTCCGGTTGAGGCGGAGTATTCGGCTCCGTTCGCATCCTGCGAGATTCCGCGCCGAAACGACTCATCCCGGAGCCGCCTGCCGGGGTCGACATGGGGGCCAGGCCTGGGGCGTCGCCGCTACCGCCCATGCCGGCGGCACTGGGGTCTGGCTGGTCGGCGAATCGAGCCGGGCCGGTTCGCAGTTCGACCTGAGCTTTCTGCCCCGACTGCTGCCCATTGCGTTGCAATTCGACGGCCGGCCGAAGTTGGGGCATCTCGTCGGTCATGCCTCCACCGAACGACCAATTGCCCGAGTTATCGTCGACCTCGGTGGCAGCCGCGCCGTCGGCCAGGCGGTTCTTCGCCAGCTCTTGAGCACCTTCTTTCTTTTCACGCTGACTTTCGGTTGAAATGTTGTCGCTGACTTCATTCAAGGCGACCATTTCAGGCCCGCTTGCCGACGGAGGGCTGATCTCAGGGAGCGACAGATTGAGGGAGATGATGCCCCATAGCACCGCGCCCATAGCGACCAATAAGCCTGGTCCCCAGACGCCGATCTTGGGCAGCCCTTGCACGACGGCTAAGCCAATCAAGCAGACCACCAGAATCGCGCCGGCGGCGGTTAGCATCCAGCTGGACGTCTGGCGAATGCCTTCGAGCTGTGACTCCCACTCGGCATGGATCATGGCGAGTGCTTGTTGATACTGCGATTGAATGGCCTTCTTATTCGATCGTCGCATGACCGGCAGCTTGGCCTGCGGTGAGGATGCTTCCCGCTGGGCGTCTTTCGAAGCGACTGCGATCATGTCCGCGTCATCGGAAGTGGATGCGGCTGGCTCTTCCTTCCAGGTGGAAAGGGCCAGGACCTGGTCGAACCAGACGCTGTCTTTCTCCAGGTCACGGATGTTTTCCGGCAGACCTGCAGCGGTAGCTGGAATTTGCACGCGGCGATTGAAGAGCCATTCTCCCTCGAGGCCGAGCGGTTGCTGCGATTGGGGGAGCACGTCGGACATGCGTTCCATTTGCACGCCGAGGGTAGCCTGAGCGGGGCTGTTGTATTCGTCGGTCACGGTGACCAGCAAGTCCAGGCTTTGCCCCGGATCGGCTTGGGCCGGCAGACCATCGACATCGATGTCATACCGCTGCACGGGAATGCGGTAGATGATGCGCTCGGCGATCAATTGCGGCTCGGCAGCGGAATCTTCTTCCTCTTGCGAGGGCATGCTGAAGAGCTGTACCCGCTGGGCACCACTGGCTTCCACTGGCAGATCGAGTTGTACCGGCTGGGTGATCGGCGCGTTGACGCCGACGTCCCACAAGTTGTGCCCGATCGTGTTGTAGCCGTCCGTTGCGACCAGCGCGAGTGTGTTGTTCGGCTGAGCCACGCGGACTTCGACGTCCAGCGGTTGGTCGGCCGGGGCGACGCCGTTGTTAATCTGTAATGCCGCCGGCAAGGCTTGGGCCTGGGCGATTTGTTCTTCGAGCGGTTGTTGGTTTTCCTCGACTACTTCAACAGTGTAGTCCTGCATGGGCTGCGGGACGAACTCGAAATAACCGTAGTCTTGATTCAGTTTGTCGTTCCCGGCGACCTGCTTGGCATCCGCACCGCGAACCTGCATCTGGGCACGCGTGGTTTGGGCTTGATCCCGCGTCGCCATGTAGCGCACACGGTTCGACACGCCAGCGACCAGGTTGCCTCCTTCCGGCTTGGCGGCAATCTGCGACGGGGCCCCGCCGGCATAGGCATCGGTAGCGTTGTTTGCATACGCGCCGCCATAAGAACGTTCGCCGAGTCGGGCGAGTTCTTCGGTCGCTTTTGCCCGGGATTCGACTACCGGCAGCGCCCGCTGCTGAAAGTTGTTTTGCAGCTCGGGGCTTTGCACGACAAGATCGACATTGTCAAAGTCATTCGACTGGGGAACTTGTAGTTGTCCTTGAGCGACCCCCTTGAGCGTCGAGCGTTCGGCATTGACAATCCGGTTGAGTCCACGCTGGTTGGGAACGCGGTAAAAGAAAGCGACGTTCGCGGATTGATCACGGTTAGTTTGCGGATCGAGAACCACCGCGCGGATGTTGACGGTCTCGCCTGGCTCGGCGACTGGGCGGTCGGTTTGCAGAACGGCGATGGGCTTGGGGGGAGCGGCCTTCACGTCGACGTCAAGTTTGCTCTTGGCCTGTTCATACCGAGCAACGACTTCCAGCTTCGTGGCGTACGAGACTTCGTCGGCCGGAATTTGACAAGTGACCTGTCCGTTGGTGGCCTTGGTCAGGCCGTAGTAAACCGTCGCCCCCTCGGGGTTCTTGAAGGTGTATTCAACTTCGGCGTCGACCGGTTGCGC
This genomic interval carries:
- the gap gene encoding type I glyceraldehyde-3-phosphate dehydrogenase — protein: MAVKVAINGFGRIGRLTFRNMIARPEEFEVVAINDLTDNEMLATLLKYDSTHRRFPGTVEFDNEGLTVNGKKIKVLEERNPANLPWGDLGVDVVIESTGVFTGKKNGEKPGYDSHLDAGARKVVLSAPAKDEPDLTCVLGVNDDKLTADMTTVSNASCTTNCLAPVAKVLNDSFGIESGLMTTIHAYTNDQNVLDLPHKDPYRARAAAQNIIPTSTGAAKAVALAIPELKGKLTGIAMRVPVPTGSVVDLTANLSKSASVEEINAAMKAAAEGPMKGILAYTEDPIVSSDIIGDPHSSIFAAPFTAVIADKLVKVVSWYDNEAGYSARAADLVKKLGTM
- a CDS encoding TraR/DksA C4-type zinc finger protein: MARTVAKCEICREWIDAERLEAVPGTRLCREHAEQINQYGGEFLTVAREDRTSKSGSLKINIGGVTTERVPNQKAMDQLRDDYEMQLDDD
- a CDS encoding sialidase family protein; this translates as MKSIVTYGGLFGLLVGLLVCPARGQAADAQAPKLPKVAGQDTPAFVTSEFIFPTEDRPTKNSHASTIVETSEGLVAAWFGGTHEKNPDVGIWLSRNTGNGWSTPIEVANGVQDEELRHPTWNPVLFQPKEGPLMLFYKVGPSPSSWWGMLTTSTDNGITWTEPTRLGENEAIGNLLGPVKNKPIQREDGTIVCPSSTEHKGWRVHFEVTKDLGKTWEVIGPINDAKLFNAIQPSILSYGDGKMQILCRTRENQVASAWSEDGGKTWSALSGTELPNPNSGTDAVSLADGTQLLVYNHTIRESDFPAGRNMLNVAISKDGNAWHPVLTLERQPGEYSYPAVIQTSDGKVHIVYTYRRETIKHVVVDPAKLKIPAPAPAK
- a CDS encoding cation:dicarboxylate symporter family transporter; the protein is MTDTADASKPDNSMRGLILILLGIVLGVLLGLFYGYSMWLASEGAEKELARLEKTIEQKQSDAAKYRQQAQETNDAQVAQRLNKEADRLEGQLPKIQGRIDKTKKTVEQVEADKKAGKLGVAQSVYIFCEFCGDLFLQVLKLLVIPLVITSMISGITSLGDIRKMGRVGLSTIVYYFSTGAIAVFIGIVLVIIIQPGMSADDTFAYRTESVEAKEGQTTMEVFLDVFRGREGDPGSGMFPSNLFLAATNTNVLALIVFAIVFGGALTTLGEEGALVIRFFNVCNEAVMKMVHLVMLFAPIGIFGLVSSNIAKNGGAAGFLEQLQAIGWYVATVVIGLLIHSAILATLLGVLGKRNPMTYTFNLLRALLTSVSTASSAATLPVTMECVEENNGVSNRAASFVLPLGATINMDGTALYEAVAVIFIAQTLGIDLSTADLVIVFLTASLAAVGAAGIPEAGLVTMVIVLQAVGLPMTGIGTILAIDWFLDRLRTTVNVYGDACGAGIIDTMVVQKQAPAEPAPEAG
- a CDS encoding efflux RND transporter periplasmic adaptor subunit translates to MPRTILLRIALFLSLAIAIGLIGYYTGMQFAPAPAPPTEAAQDDHEDEHGHDHGSGEVVELTDAAFNNLKIAVKTMRGETYVAPLTIPGEVVEIPGRSSFTVAAPVGGNIRSVNVDAGQLVHLSDALFTLDIVDEPVLSAQVDLLDVLGQIDVTKAEINRLSPLAQSGAIAGKTQLEFQYQEQKLQNRKDARIQELIARGLTANQVSHVIEQRKLIKQIDVLLSEVPRVDDSSEQDPVSFVVESLEIHPGMTVERGTSLARLADHRYLYIRGEAFEQDVPRLYELEANHLPIEVQFGHSHQDAAHRNYATRTAEIAYIDNHADETTGTFFFYLRIKNEVAADSLLLDQSVTRQWRFKPGQRVHLQLPMDKYEDQFVLPREALVEEGIETFVFQQVFGHVEPAMKEFQKVPVEVIHRDTNTAVIRRDGDIRLGDTIVVTHAYQLYLEMLSKAGSGGGSDHHGHNH
- a CDS encoding GspE/PulE family protein; protein product: MQLTELHQQLLSQDAKADAYAEGIVSALLKGALALRASDVHIQPTPTGHQLKIRIDGVLQTLGEIPRGEKTDTGARLKILAGLLTYRTDIPQEGRVSDLTFGQEVRVSTFPALHGERVVIRILWQQDELHQLSDLGLPKRIADDLAALLEESSGMILIAGPAGSGKSTTAYACLRHIAAEQHGGRSIVTLEDPIESEIPGISQSHIRPSAGFDFATGLRSLMRQDPEVILVGEIRDPVTVETAMQASLTGQLVVSTFHSGSAAEAIRRLIDMGIPTYMIQSGLLGVLHQRLVRTLCACAVACEEEQRLGFAIEGMKQPQGCEKCRGIGYLGRTLLAEWLVPHQHRLSKLSLETATSAAIEAWAVEAGMPTRWVQAEAMLSSGTTSPAEIRRVLGFRDDPFTKSLTSR